DNA from Stenotrophomonas indicatrix:
CGGTGGAAATGCGTCCGGACCTGGGCGTGGGCCGTGGCGATGTGCGGGTGGACGGGCGCCAGGTACACGTGACCGTGCATGGCCTTGGGCATGTGGCCAGCGGTGTGGGCGTGGCGATACTGGAAGATGCGCGGGGCCGCGAGATCGCACGCACCGAAGTGCCGGCGATGGCGGCACCGACCGACCTGCTGCCGAAGACGGCGGTGGTGTCGTTGCCGTTGCCGGCAGGGGATCGCGGCGGCCTGCGCGTACGTGTTGCGCTGGCCGATGGCGGAGAGGAAGTCACGCGGCTCAACAATGTGGTGGATGTGCCGCGATGAATTCCGCGTTCCGCCGGGCATGGCCCGGCGCTACCGATGAATCGGTGGACCACAAGCCCTGCTAGATAGCGCCGGGCCATGCCCGGCGGAACGCAATCAGGACGCCTCGGTCTCCATCACCTTCACCCGGCGCTGGTACCAGCCGTCATCCAGCGGATCGAACACCGCGCTGCGCTCCATCACGCCCTGGTAGACGTGCACGGACACTGCCACGTCCTCGTCGCTGGCGTTGCGCAGTGTGTGGTACTCGTGCGGCGGAATCAGGCTGCCGGCGCTGCCACGGTGCCCGTAGAGCGTGTCCTGCGCAGCGAAGCGGTGACGCTCGCCACGCTGTTCCAGCAGCGCGTACGGGGTCACGATCAGCTCGCCCTGCCAGACGCCTTCCACGCACCACATCGCATCGTGGTCGTGCAGTGGCGTGCCCTGCCCCGGCCCCCAGCACATCGCGATCACGCTGTAGCCCAGCGTGGCGCTTCGGTACAGTTCACGGCGTGCGTAATGGCCGTCCACGGGGCGACGTACGCAGGGCGGCAGCTCGATCAGCGGATCGACGATGGCTTCACGCAGCACCCGCTGCAGCGCACCGGTGATCGCCTGCGGATCGACCAGGCAGACGGCGGCATCAATCCCTGCAATCAAGCGCTCGCGGCCGGTGAACGGCGGTGGCGTGAACATCGCTTCCATGAACCGACTCTAGCCGAGGCGGGTTAACAGAATGTTTGCACCGCGGTGTCATCACTGCGTGCCGCGCTGCACGAACGGCACTTTTGCATAGAGCGCACGCTCGCCGGCACGTGGATCGTCAACCACGCGGCTGTGCCGATCGAACACCATCGTCTGCCGTTGTGGCACGCCGTAGGGAGCCCATTGCGACATTCCCGCGTGATTGGGATCGCCGGTACGCGCAAAGGCGATCAGCGCATCGCTCATCGTCGCTGCCAGTGCTCGGGCGTCTTCACCACCGCCGGTACGCGCGCCCGGCAGGCCGGCGTTGTCGAACACCAGCGGAATATCCAGCGTATGGAAGGCACGCAGGCGTCCGTCTTCCACCGGTGATGGCCAATCGAGCTGGTAGGCCCAGGTGGGTGCGGCCCCGGTTGTCTGCCGAGCGCGTGCTTCCAGTTCCTCCACCGCACCACGCCACGAGCGGCCGGCGGTGGTGGCCGCGAAGAACACCTCTGAGGGCGTGTAGTGCGGATACAGGCGTCGATATTCTGCGATCACCACCGAGGGCAGCAGATCGACGAACTGCTGCTTCTCCAGCTGCGCCGGCAGATCCTCCCAGGTCAGCGTGAAGTTGGCCGGGTCGTTGCCAAGGAACGCGCGCGTCTCATCGCGGGTGTTGCCGATCACCATCGGAATCGACGCGGACTGCGCCGGTGCCTGTGGCCAGAACGGGTGCACCGGCAGCACCACCTCATCCAGTACCGGGCCGAAGTACAGCGCGCTGCTTTCCACCCGTGAGGGATCGCGTGCGCGGGTGGCGGCCAGCAGCTCGGTCGCCGGCAATCGCAGCAACGCCTGCAGGTCGCGCGCGGCCACCGTTTCCATCGCAATCGAAGCCCGTTGCGCCGCCGCACGTGGACCGGCGGCGGTCACCTGCTGCCCGCTCATCGTCCACGCGCGCTGGAACAGGCCTTTCGCTGCGGGCATCGCCATCAGCGTGGCGATCTTGGCGCCGCCACCGGATTGCCCGAACACGGTGATGTTGCCGGCGTCGCCGCCGAACACCGCTGCATGCTCGCGCACCCACTGCAGCGCTTGCACCAGGTCGAGCTGGCCGACGTTGCCGGAGGCCGCATAGCGCGGATCGCCGAGCGCGCCCAGGTACAGGTAGCCGAAGGTGTTCAGGCGATGATTGACGGTGACCACCACCACGTCGCCGCGTCTGCACAATGCGCTGCCGTCGTACAGCGGATCGCTGCCAGAGCCGTTGTTGAAGCCACCGCCATGGATGTAGACCAGGATCGGCCGCTTGCCGCCGTCGCCCAGTGCCGGCGTCCAGACGTTGAGGAACAGGCAATCTTCGCTGCCCGGCCCGTCCGCTCCGCTCTGTGGCGCAGATGCGGCGTATTCCAGGGCGTCGGCGATACCACGCCAGCCCGTCTCGCGCCGTGGCGGCTGGAAACGGTAGGCGGAGGTGTCAGCGCCATAACGCAGACCACGGAACACGTGCACGCCGTGCTCGCGCTGGCCACGCACGCGGCCGCCACGCAGGCGTGCCACCACCTGTGTGGCATCACGTGGCCCAGGCACCGCGGAGGCAGGAAGCGCTGCGAGGGTGGCCGTGGCCAGCGCCCAGCGGGCACTGTCGCGCAGGAAACGGCGGCGCTGCAGGTTGGCATCCCCCTGGTTCAATGTGCCGCCTCCGTCGCCTGCAGCCAGCGTTGTGCCAGCAGCGGCCACACGGCCAGCGTTGAATCAGGCGGCATGCGCATGCCGAAGCCATGGCCGCCATGAGCGAACAGGTGCAGCTCGTGTTCGACACCCGCCTTGGCCAGTGCCTGCGCCATCAACTCGCTGTTGTGCACGTTGACCACCCGATCATCGTTGGCATGGATCAGCAGCGTCGGCGGCATGTCCGCGCGTACGTGCTGCTGCATCGAATACTGCGCGGCCAACGCCGCATCGGGTTGCTCGCCCAGCAGGCGTCCGCGTGAGCCGCTGTGTGCATGCGCGCCCATGTCGATCACCGGATACACCAGCACCGCGCGTGCGGGACGCGCGCTGAGGCGATCGATGGCATCGCGTGGCGGGTAGACCGGCGCATCGAAACCGGTGGCCAGCCGTGCGGCGACATGGCCGCCGGCGGAGAAGCCCATCACCGACACGCTGTCGGCATCCAGCCTGCGCCGTGCGGCCTGGTCGCGCACCACGCGCAGTGCGCGCTGCGCGTCGGCCAGTGCCGCCTGGCGGTCGCGGCCGGCCTGCGGCAGGCGGTAGCGCAGCACGAACAGGGTGTAGCCGGCACGGTCCACCCACTCCGGCACCAGCGCGCTGTCCTCCTTGTCGATCACCACGCGCTGGTAGCCGCCACCGGGAATCACCAGCAGCGCGCGGCCGTTGGCACGGGCCGGCGTGTGCACCAGCAGATAGGGCGCATCGACCTGGTCGATGAAGCGATCGGGGTGGGCTGGATCATCGCTGCGCTCGACCACGCGCGCCGGCCGCGCCGTGCCCGTTTCACCGGGGACCTGCCCCGCCTGCCACAGCGGCAGCTGCTCGCCGGCAAGCTCCCGGCCCAGGTGTTCGCCTGCGCGCAACGGCACATCGGCCGCGGATGCGGGGACGGTCAGCAGCAGGCCTGACAGCAACAACAGCACACGGGAAAAACGCATGGTGGAAAGGGCTCCAACGGGGAGACAACAGAGTGGCCGAGGTCACCGGCAAGCGCTCGTGATGCGCTGCGGCTTGCACGATGACACCGGTTTACCATATACACCTCCTGCAGACGCTGTCGATGGGCAGTGCAACAACGCCAGAGGGAGACCGTTCTTGAGCAACGAACACGGCATACATGGGCAGACGCCGGCGCCGGACGATGCGGCCGCGATTGCCCACGCTTTCACCACCGCGCGCCGCAGCGGCCAGGCCCTGCCAGGCTTCCCGGGCCTTGTCCCGCCTGACCTGGTGGCTGCCTACCAGGTGCAGGATCTGGCCATTGCCAGCTGGGATGACCAGGTGGTGGGCTGGAAGGTCGGCTACATCGCCGCCGAGCGCCGCGATGCGTCCGGGGACGACCGCCTGCTGGGCCCGGTTTTCTCGCGTCAGCTGCAAAATGCTACCGGTGGAACAGTGGACATTCCGGTGTTCGTCGGCGGCTTCGGCGCGGTCGAAGCGGAGTACGTGCTGGAGCTGTTGGAGGACGCTCCCGCCGCACAGCTGCACTGGACGCCCGAGCAGGCTGAAGCGCTGCCGGCGCGCCTGTACATCGGCGTGGAAGTGGCCAGCAGCCCGCTGGCGACGATCAACGAACTCGGCCCGCGCGTGGTGGTGTCCGACTTCGGCAACAACAACGGCCTGGTGCTGGGGCCGGAGATTGCCGATTGGACCGCCCGCGACGAAACCGACCTGCGCGCCGAAACCCTGATCGAGGGCGAGGTGGTCGGCACGGGTGGTGCCACCCGGCTGCCCGGCGGCCTGCGCGCGGCGTATGCGTTCGCGTTGTCCCGTTCGGCGCTGCGCGGCCGGCCGTTGCGACGGGGCGACCTGATCGCCACCGGCAACGCCACCGGTATCCATGACATCACCGTGGGGCAGACGGCGCTGGTGCGGTTTGCCGGCTTCGGCGAAATTGCCTGCAGGGCCGTGCCGGCCGGGTAACCGCCGCACGATCCGGTGAACACGCGCGGGAGGGCGCAGATGATCACACGACGACATTTCCTGGCCGGCGGCGCTGCTGCGCTGGCCACCCCGATGCTCGCGGCCTGTGGCCGCAGGCCCGCCGATGCCATCGACGGCGGCCAGCTGCTGACGGCCACCGACGTGCACGTGGCCGACTACCCCACCGTGACCGCGGTGAAGTGGATCGGCGAAACCCTGCAGCGCGAAAGCAACGGTCGCCTGCGCCTGCGGCAATACCATTCGGGCCAACTCGGTCGCGAATCGGAAGCGATCGACATGGCCCG
Protein-coding regions in this window:
- a CDS encoding alpha/beta hydrolase, translating into MRFSRVLLLLSGLLLTVPASAADVPLRAGEHLGRELAGEQLPLWQAGQVPGETGTARPARVVERSDDPAHPDRFIDQVDAPYLLVHTPARANGRALLVIPGGGYQRVVIDKEDSALVPEWVDRAGYTLFVLRYRLPQAGRDRQAALADAQRALRVVRDQAARRRLDADSVSVMGFSAGGHVAARLATGFDAPVYPPRDAIDRLSARPARAVLVYPVIDMGAHAHSGSRGRLLGEQPDAALAAQYSMQQHVRADMPPTLLIHANDDRVVNVHNSELMAQALAKAGVEHELHLFAHGGHGFGMRMPPDSTLAVWPLLAQRWLQATEAAH
- a CDS encoding carboxylesterase/lipase family protein; amino-acid sequence: MNQGDANLQRRRFLRDSARWALATATLAALPASAVPGPRDATQVVARLRGGRVRGQREHGVHVFRGLRYGADTSAYRFQPPRRETGWRGIADALEYAASAPQSGADGPGSEDCLFLNVWTPALGDGGKRPILVYIHGGGFNNGSGSDPLYDGSALCRRGDVVVVTVNHRLNTFGYLYLGALGDPRYAASGNVGQLDLVQALQWVREHAAVFGGDAGNITVFGQSGGGAKIATLMAMPAAKGLFQRAWTMSGQQVTAAGPRAAAQRASIAMETVAARDLQALLRLPATELLAATRARDPSRVESSALYFGPVLDEVVLPVHPFWPQAPAQSASIPMVIGNTRDETRAFLGNDPANFTLTWEDLPAQLEKQQFVDLLPSVVIAEYRRLYPHYTPSEVFFAATTAGRSWRGAVEELEARARQTTGAAPTWAYQLDWPSPVEDGRLRAFHTLDIPLVFDNAGLPGARTGGGEDARALAATMSDALIAFARTGDPNHAGMSQWAPYGVPQRQTMVFDRHSRVVDDPRAGERALYAKVPFVQRGTQ
- a CDS encoding cysteine dioxygenase family protein yields the protein MEAMFTPPPFTGRERLIAGIDAAVCLVDPQAITGALQRVLREAIVDPLIELPPCVRRPVDGHYARRELYRSATLGYSVIAMCWGPGQGTPLHDHDAMWCVEGVWQGELIVTPYALLEQRGERHRFAAQDTLYGHRGSAGSLIPPHEYHTLRNASDEDVAVSVHVYQGVMERSAVFDPLDDGWYQRRVKVMETEAS
- a CDS encoding 2-keto-4-pentenoate hydratase codes for the protein MSNEHGIHGQTPAPDDAAAIAHAFTTARRSGQALPGFPGLVPPDLVAAYQVQDLAIASWDDQVVGWKVGYIAAERRDASGDDRLLGPVFSRQLQNATGGTVDIPVFVGGFGAVEAEYVLELLEDAPAAQLHWTPEQAEALPARLYIGVEVASSPLATINELGPRVVVSDFGNNNGLVLGPEIADWTARDETDLRAETLIEGEVVGTGGATRLPGGLRAAYAFALSRSALRGRPLRRGDLIATGNATGIHDITVGQTALVRFAGFGEIACRAVPAG